AATCTTTTGTGTATAGTGTTGTATCTGAAAGCACTGAAACACAAGCAACGGTACAAAATGAAAGGGGTGGGTAAGGATTAAGGTCTTGTTTCAAGCTTTACTAGCTCGACCAGGCAAGTAGTGATGTGCATAACAACAAGGAGTGAACACAAACAATTGCACAGAAGTGATTGTTTCATATTATagataaacaacaaaacatttgcatCAGAAAAGTGAATTTCTTTCCTACCTCCAAATATGAATTTTCTCGAAACAGGTAAGACAtccttgtttttgttctgtatagTCCAAAATTTTGCCCCTATTAATACCTAGTCTGAGTGTTCAAAGTTTGTTTGTTGCTACCTCCATCCTTCCCCTGCTACGGTTCTCTGCCGTTTCATTCCTAGCAATGGTACTCCGGCCTTCAACTCCAGTACAACAGAACTACAAGGCCTGCTTGAAAGCCTATGCCATTTTTGAGCTACAATATAGGCTAATAATAACTACAATATATAGTGGctgtataatgtttttattataacagGTTGTTtgtcatgtatttaaaatattagctTTTAACTTCTAAAAATCACTCCTTAAATAGCATAGGCTATAACTGATATGCAATCAAATCCATGCGTGCTATCTTTATGATGCATTTCTTTCTACCggaatgttttgttcttttcacaAACTGTACTTCTTGTTGTTAGTTGAGTCGAGATTTACAAGGCCAGTAAATAGTTCCTGCTACATGTAACTGATAATACAgaaattatttactgtaaaaaacaaaaaaaacaaaacagaagtgaccttttaaaaacaaaccttacCTCTGCGGGTGTATAGTGTCCTGTTGATACAGAGAAAGAAAAACTCTTGGTGCAAAGATTGGCTTCTTGTCCCATCAAATTCAAGTTGAGAAAAAGAAGTGCTGAATGACCGTTTCATATTTAAACAGCGTTTTTAACTTCATTCTGTTGTTTTCCTGTGCAAGGATTTCAACTATTTGGGACACTAACTTGTTAAACAAATGATGAAACTCAAAGAGATATGCAATGATTAGCAGCATGTTTTTATCACACCCAGAATTTTGAACaaacctgttttctttttatttatttatgtaatagtTTGAAGTTtcggtacagcagtaaaaatgtcagtgctcCAGATGAGGGTTGAaattaattgccattgattggtactcaattgtaaaggtgagggaaggacagcttttctcaTTTTGTATTCAGCACATGAATAGATTTATTTAAAACCTATAAAGTTATTAAAGGCAATTATGTTTACAAGTATcagcacacacatttatttttgtcctGCAGCTAAATTTAAATGGAACCccaaaatgaatttttttttttttttttggtaaaattttatttaacaacacaTTTCAGTGGTCACATGGGGTAGCAAAGCAATGAGGTATTTCTTTTTCACAGAGTATGCCAGTCGTGCAATTACTGTACAATATTGTATGCAGTACATTGGgagacaaacacaaatacaacttGAAAATGTAATATGCAAGTGCATGTCATCTGAAGTTGTCAACATCTGATATTAATATACCGATGTACAGTACTCTGCTCATTAATCAACTATGCAATGAAATCAAACTTGGTAGACTCAACCAGAAATCCATACAGCTAATCGTCATTTCCTTGTGGCTTTATTAGATTACAGCTAGTTTAGCTGAAGAGTTCTCAGTTTGAGTCAtgacttttcattttcattcatttgACTGATAAAGTAGTTATCAGGAGAGACCTGGCTGCAGAGTGTTTGACCTATACCAAGGCCATGTGACAACTTCAAAATGACTGTTTTATTCAGACTACCAGCTCGACTACTTCTTTACACTGACTTTATGCCagttaaccttttaaaaaaaacattaaaaaaaaaaaaaaaacatgaaacagaatGAACACAAACAATTTATGTAAGTGCAGCAGAGGTCAAATAAACTACCAATCTCTAGGTTTACAACATTTCATGAAATGCCACAACTATCCTTAGCAAATGCTGGATTCCTTACCTTTTCTCATGTCCCAATCTATTGTGAATAAATACTTAGTAAAATAAACGCTGGTTTAACAGCAACATGTATTTAGAAAGTTGACAGTACAGGACTTGGATGTTTAGgctgttgttttaattaaaatgacaatggTCTGCTACGTGAGGCAGTGCCAGCAATGAAGATTTGTCATGGGTGAAGGACTGGACCTTTCAAATGATGGGCAACTTGCTTGGCAACAGCAGAGCACAGTCAACAGTTATTCTTTACTAGTGAATGTATCGGTCATTTTACGCAGCGTCAGACGTACGCTTTCAGAACTTAAGTTCACTTTTGCCTGGTTTGGGTCATCAGCAAAAACACTCTTGAGGGCTGAAAGAAGAGATACACCTGCCCTTTTTCTGAAACTGTAGCCCACAAAAAGGTACATAAGAGGGTTGAGGCAGCTGTTAAGGTAGGCTATGCTGGTGGATATCCTGTAGCCAACTTTGAGAAACTGCTTCGGGAGGTTGGTAGTCTTCAAAAAGTTGAAGACGTGGTAGGGCATCCAGCACACAAAGAAGGTGACGATGGTAGCCACTATGATTATGAAGGGCCGGTTTGAATTGGACCAGTTTCTGTCTTTGATCTTCAAGCAAATAATCACATAGCAGGTGGTTATGACCAAAAAGGGTACTAGAAATCCAAAGGTGAAGCGAGTAACATACAAAGCCAGATTGATTCTCCTTTTATCATCAGAGCCCTCGAGAAAGCTGAAGTCGCATCTTGTCTTGTTGTGATCTCTTGAATCCATCACTGCATCTCTCAGAAATATATAAGGCACACTGAAGAAGGTGGCAATGATCCACACAACTACCGTGATGATGGAAGCCTTTCTAGTGGACCGGTTGTTTCTCGACCAAACAGGGTGAACCACCAAAACGTAGCGGTCAATGCTGATAGTTGTCAAGATGAAGACGCTGGCGTACATGTTAAGGTACTTAACAAAGCCGTTGACCTTGCAGAGAGTTGAGCCAAAGGGCCAATGCGACCTCATCGCTTCCCTGACCACTGCAAAAGGCCGCAGGGCAGCAAAAATGAAATCGGCGATGGCCAGGTTGAGAAACCAGATGGTGTTGACTGTTCGGGACATCTTGAAACCAGTGATCCAGATGACCAGGCCATTTCCGGTGGTGCCCAGCAGGAAGATGAGGGTGTAGACAGCAGCGGCTACGATGTGCATCACTTCCTCTGCTTGAGAAGATCCGTTCGATCCCCTTTTGAGGTAGGATGAGAAGCTTGAGGGAGAAGGAGTGACGTCAATCTCTTCCATTCTTTCCTGAAACAAAAAAGTACTAATATTATCCAGAGGGGCTGGTATGCAGCAATGTGCACGATGACCCGAAATAAATTATTGAAGTTACGATGCAAGAATCTTGTTACTGGTCCCATTTCAGAGTGAGTTAGATCATGTTCCTCTACATCCCAAATCAGC
This window of the Polyodon spathula isolate WHYD16114869_AA chromosome 24, ASM1765450v1, whole genome shotgun sequence genome carries:
- the LOC121298692 gene encoding chemokine-like receptor 1, producing MKGLTSGQKERMEEIDVTPSPSSFSSYLKRGSNGSSQAEEVMHIVAAAVYTLIFLLGTTGNGLVIWITGFKMSRTVNTIWFLNLAIADFIFAALRPFAVVREAMRSHWPFGSTLCKVNGFVKYLNMYASVFILTTISIDRYVLVVHPVWSRNNRSTRKASIITVVVWIIATFFSVPYIFLRDAVMDSRDHNKTRCDFSFLEGSDDKRRINLALYVTRFTFGFLVPFLVITTCYVIICLKIKDRNWSNSNRPFIIIVATIVTFFVCWMPYHVFNFLKTTNLPKQFLKVGYRISTSIAYLNSCLNPLMYLFVGYSFRKRAGVSLLSALKSVFADDPNQAKVNLSSESVRLTLRKMTDTFTSKE